One window from the genome of Oncorhynchus gorbuscha isolate QuinsamMale2020 ecotype Even-year linkage group LG14, OgorEven_v1.0, whole genome shotgun sequence encodes:
- the LOC123994926 gene encoding zinc finger protein OZF-like isoform X1, with amino-acid sequence MSSLSYSPHCKEEEVCWTEKEALVKEEEEEKDVTIQKQIEGGTVTVKEEDQDVTVKDAFRVKEEEDVTVKEKEEDAVLGVEDEVKEDEDIFGMKAEEGEITVTLEEDEEEKTGELINTSKYRERRDYHGSSGELQQHHDADEAEKSLSRSELLKKHQQRPTGKKPHCCSDCGKHCKSSSELKKHRRTHTGEKPYSCDQCGKSFTNSSNLKTHQRTHTREQPYSCDQCGKSFTQLCNLVSHQRTHTGEKPYSCDQCGKGFAQSSSLVSHQRTHTGEQPYSCDQCGKGFTRSTNLVSHQRTHTGEQPYSCDQCGKGFINSRNLVTHQRTHTGEKPYSCEQCGKSFSRRGYLKGHQRTHTGQKPYSCNQCGKSFTQSSKLLSHQRTHTGGQSYSCEQCGKSFSRIGHLKGHQRTHTGEKPYSCNQCGKSFTHSSNLKTHQRTHTGEKPYSCDQCGKSFTQSSNLVSHQRTHTEEQSFSCEQCGKNFSQRESLKEHQRIHTGEKAYSCDQCGKRYSHSSGLIKHQKIHAGDPQSVE; translated from the exons ATGAGTTCACTAAGCTACTCTCCTCATTGtaaagaagaggaggtctgctggacggagaaagaagctctcgtgaaagaagaagaggaagagaaggatgttacaatacaaaaacaaatagAGGGTGGGACTGTTACCGTGAAAGAAGAAGATCAAGACGTTACAGTCAAAGACGCCTTCagggtgaaagaggaggaggatgttactgTGAAAGAAAAGGAGGAAGATGCAGTTTTGGGAGTGGAGGATGAAGTGAAAGAAGATGAAGACATTTTTGGAATGAAGGCTGAAGAGGGGGAGATCACTGTCACATTAGAGGAGGACGAAGAAGAGAAGACTGGAGAactgattaacaccagtaaatACA gagagagacgggactatcatggatcctctggggagcttcaacaacatcatgatgctgacgaggcagagaagagtctctccagatcagaacttCTCAAGAAACACCAGCAGAGACCCACAGGAAAGAAAcctcactgctgctctgactgtgggaaacaTTGCAAATCTTCATCAGAACTTAAAAAACAccggagaacacacacaggagagaagccttatagctgtgatcaatgtgggaagagttttactaatTCAAGTAATCTGAaaacacaccagagaacacacacaagagagcagccttacagctgtgatcagtgtggcaaGAGTTTTACTCAGTTATGCAACCtggtatcacaccagagaacacacacaggagagaaaccttatagctgtgatcagtgtggcaaGGGTTTTGCTCAGTCAAGTAGCCtggtatcacaccagagaacacacacaggagagcagccatatagctgtgatcagtgtggcaaGGGTTTTACTCGGTCAACCAACCtggtatcacaccagagaacacacacaggagagcagccttatagctgtgatcagtgtggcaaGGGTTTTATTAATTCAAGAAACCTGGtaacacaccagagaacacacacaggagagaagccatatAGCTGTGAGCAATGTGGGAAAAGCTTTTCTCGGAGAGGATACCTTAAaggacaccagagaacacacacaggacagaagccttatagctgtaatCAGTGTGGCaagagttttactcagtcaaGCAAGCTgctatcacaccagagaacacacacaggagggcAGTCATATAGCTGTGAGCAATGTGGGAAAAGCTTTTCTCGGATAGGACACCTTAAaggacaccagagaacacacacaggagagaaaccttatagctgtaatcaatgtgggaagagttttactcattCAAGTAATCTGAAAACACACCagcgaacacacacaggagagaagccttacagctgtgatcagtgtggcaagagttttactcagtcaaGCAACCtggtatcacaccagagaacacacacagaagagcAGTCATTTAGCTGTGAGCAATGTGGGAAAAACTTTTCTCAGAGAGAAAGCCTTAAAGagcaccagagaatacacacaggagagaaggcttatagctgtgatcaatgtggcaAGAGATACTCTCATTCAAGTGGTCTGAttaaacatcagaaaatacatgcAGGAGATCcacagagtgtagaatga
- the LOC123994926 gene encoding uncharacterized protein LOC123994926 isoform X2 has translation MSSLSYSPHCKEEEVCWTEKEALVKEEEEEKDVTIQKQIEGGTVTVKEEDQDVTVKDAFRVKEEEDVTVKEKEEDAVLGVEDEVKEDEDIFGMKAEEGEITVTLEEDEEEKTGELINTSKYRERRDYRGS, from the exons ATGAGTTCACTAAGCTACTCTCCTCATTGtaaagaagaggaggtctgctggacggagaaagaagctctcgtgaaagaagaagaggaagagaaggatgttacaatacaaaaacaaatagAGGGTGGGACTGTTACCGTGAAAGAAGAAGATCAAGACGTTACAGTCAAAGACGCCTTCagggtgaaagaggaggaggatgttactgTGAAAGAAAAGGAGGAAGATGCAGTTTTGGGAGTGGAGGATGAAGTGAAAGAAGATGAAGACATTTTTGGAATGAAGGCTGAAGAGGGGGAGATCACTGTCACATTAGAGGAGGACGAAGAAGAGAAGACTGGAGAactgattaacaccagtaaatACA gagagagacgggactatcgtggatcctaa